A part of Plasmodium coatneyi strain Hackeri chromosome 8, complete sequence genomic DNA contains:
- a CDS encoding Adenylate kinase 2 translates to MSDNLEKFSTIDLLNELKRRYSCLNKPDGRYIFLGAPGSGKGTQSLNLKKSHCYCHLSTGDLLREAAEKKNDLGNKIRNIINEGKLVDDDVVLTLVDDKLKSPQCKKGFILDGYPRNVKQAEDLNKLLQTNQMKLNGVFYFNVPDDVLVKRISGRLIHKPSGRIYHKIFNPPKTPFKDDITNEPLIQREDDNEEVLKKRLNVFKSETTPLINYYKSKNLLINLDATQPANDLEKKISQHIGG, encoded by the exons ATGAGCGACAACTTAGAAAAATTTTCGACTATTGACCTGTTGAATGAATTGAAAAGAAGGTACTCATGCTTAAATAAACCGGATGGAAGGTACATCTTTTTGGGAGCCCCTGGTTCGGGAAAg GGAACGCAATCGCTAAATCTGAAGAAGTCGCACTGCTACTGCCACTTGTCTACTGGAGACCTCCTAAGAGAAGCagcggaaaagaaaaatgatcTAGGAAATAAAATCCGAAATATAATCAATGAAGGAAAGCTGGTGGATGATGACGTGGTGCTAACTTTGGTGGACGATAAATTAAAATCTCCACAATGTAAAAAGGGATTTATCCTTGATGGTTATCCAAGAAACGTAAAACAAGCGGAAGATTTAAATAAGTTATTACAAACGAATCAAATGAAGCTGAATGGAGTTTTCTACTTTAACGTCCCAGACGATGTACTAGTGAAGCGTATAAGTGGGCGATTAATTCACAAACCTTCGGGAAGAATTTaccataaaatttttaatccTCCAAAAACCCCTTTTAAGGATGATATAACGAATGAGCCCTTAATACAGAGGGAAGATGATAACGAagaagttttaaaaaaaaggcttaaCGTTTTTAAAAGTGAAACAACTCCTTTAATCAATTATTataaaagcaaaaatttattaatcaATTTGGACGCAACACAGCCTGCAAATGatctcgaaaaaaaaatatcgcAGCATATAGGTGGATAA